One Stenotrophomonas maltophilia R551-3 genomic window, AGGCGTTCCAGGTGTCCAACAACTTGTGCTTGTCATCGCCATGCGAGAGCAGATGCGGCACGTCCATGCCGCCGGTGAAGACACGCTCGCTGCCCGACAGCACGATGCCGTGCGCGTCTTCGGCCATGGCCAGTTCAATGGCGTGGATCAACTGCCGGCACAGTTCGGTGTCCAGCGCGTTGACCGGCGGCCGCGCCAGGCGCAGTTCGCGGATGGGGCCATGGTTGATCACCTCGATGAGCGTCGTCATGCTGCGGTCTCGTTGCGAAGAAGGAACCTGGGCGATGATAACCAAACCATTCGTTGGCGTACTGTTGGTTCTGTGTGCGGCCGCAGCATCGGCCTCGGCGGCGGAACCGGCCTGCGTCACGGTGGAGCAGGGCTGGGCGCGGCTGCCGCCGAACCCGGCGATGCCGATGACCGCCGGCTACGGCGTGATCCACAACGGCTGCAGCAAGGCGGTGGCGATCACCGGCGCGACCAGCAGCAGCTTCAACGATGTGTCGCTGCACGAAACCACGATCGTCGATGGGGTCAGCCGGATGCGCGCGATCGAGCGTCTGCCGCTGGCACCGGGCGCGCGCGCCGAGCTCAAGCCCGGTGGACTGCACCTGATGCTGATGCAGGGCAAGGGTGCGTTGAAGGAAGGCCAGGTGCTGCCGCTGCGGCTGCAGCTGGAGGGCGGTGGCGAGGCCAGCGCCACACTGACGGTGCGCAAGGTTGCCCCGTGATGCACTGCCCGTTCCGCCGGGCATGGCCCGGCGCTACCCAGGCATGGCCACCGGATCATCATCGGTAGCGCCGGGCCATGCCCGGCGAGCGCGTAGCGGGGTGAGGCTTTACGACCAGTCGTACGAGAACAGCACCGTGCGGCTCACCGGCTCGTACAGCATCACGATCGCGTCGGCGCCGGTGGCGCACCAGTTGTAGCCGGCTACGTCGGCTACGGCGAAGAACTTGTTGCCATCGCGGGTGATGATCACCGTTTCGGCATCGTCCGCAGCGTTGGGATCATCGGCAGCCTCGGTAAAGCCCAGTTCGAAGGCCGCGGGAATTTCTGCGGTTTCGGTCCAGTTGCCGAAACCGATCGGGCCACCGAGCGTATCCAGATAATCGCGCTCGCTGGCCTCACCCTTGCCGTAGCGCGAGTAGCAGGCGAGACGACCGTGTGTGGCATGGTAATCGCGGGCCTTGGCGTAGCTCTCGCGCATCTGCACGATGTGCTCCTGCGCATCCTTGTCCTGCACCGCATCGCCGATGAAATAACCCTCGTTGCCGAGGAAACGCATCTCGTTGCCAGCGGTCAGCTCGAAGGCGATCCAGTTGGTGCCGGTGAACGCGTTGTGGTGTTCTTCAGTGGTCTCGCCGATGCAGCCGTCATACGGCTCGATCGGGCACAGCATCGTCGCCACCTGGCCGGCCAGTTCCGGGCGCAGCACGCCCAGGTCGATCTTCAGCAGCGGCAGCAGGTGCTGGCCGAGCCAGGATTGGTCGGCAGTGAAGACGTCGGCGGGGAAGGGGACCATGCCGGGCAGCAGGTCGCGTAGTTCAGTCTGGTGGATCATGTCAGTCCTTTGAACGGGAACGGTAGCGCCGGGCCATGCCCGGCGGGGCCAATGCCGACCAAGGTCGGCATCTACCGAGGGCGCGTCAGCTCGACGCGTTGCGGATCGCCTCCGGCAGCGGTGCGCTCTTGCCGGTCTGCGTATCCATCCACACCACCACCACGTTGCCGTCGGAATACAGCTTCGACTCGTCCTGCTGGTCGACGATGCGGTGGCCGATGGTCACGCTGCTGTTGCCCAGGCGCTCGACGAACAGTTCGACCAGGATGTCGTTGGGCCATACGATCGGCAGCCGGTAGTTGACGTTGGTCGCGGCCACCACCGGTGCGATGCGGTCGGTCATCGACACGCCTTCCACACCCAGCATCCAGCGCACGCGCGCTTCTTCCAGGTAGGAGATGTACTTGGCGTTGTTCACATGGCCCATGCTGTCCATGTCACGCCAGCGCACGCTGATCGGAACGCGTGCCAGGATCTTGTGCTCGTTGCTCATCAGGCATCCTTCTTCTTGCGGGGCGAAGCGGTCTTGCTGGCCTTGCCGGTGCTCTTGGCAGCGGCCGCCTTCTTCGTCGGCTTCTCCGGCTTGACCTTGCGCGGCGGGCGCGCATCGGGCTTGTTGGCCACGGCGGCGGGCTGGTCCGGGCGCGCGCTGGTGGACGGCAGCATGCGGGCCAGGAACTGGCCGGTATACGACTGCGGGCAGGCCGCCACGTCTTCCGGCGTGCCGGTGACCAGGATGGTGCCACCGCGATGACCGCCTTCCGGACCGAGATCGACGATCCAGTCGGCGGTCTTGATCACGTCCAGGTTGTGCTCGATCACCACCACCGTGTTGCCTTCGTCGCGCAGCTTGTGCAACACGCCCAGCAGCGCTTCGATGTCGTGGAAGTGCAGGCCGGTGGTTGGCTCGTCGAGGATGTACAGGGTGCGGCCGGTATCGCGGCGCGACAGTTCCTTGGACAGCTTCACGCGCTGCGCTTCACCGCCGGACAGCGTGGTCGCGCTCTGGCCCAGCTTGATGTAGCTCAGGCCCACGTCCACAAGTGTTTCCAGCTTGCGCGCGATCGACGGCACCGGCTCGAACAGCTTCAGTGCATCCTCGACGGTCATTTCCAGCACGTCGCTGATGTTGAAGCCCTTGTAGACGATCTCGAGCGTCTCGCGGTTGTAGCGCTTGCCGTGGCAGACATCGCAGGGCACATACACGTCCGGCAGGAAGTGCATCTCGACCTTGATCAGACCATCGCCCTGGCAGGCCTCGCAGCGGCCACCGCGCACGTTGAAGCTGAAGCGGCCCGGCGAGTAACCGCGTGCACGCGCTTCGGGCACCTGCGCGAACAGTTCGCGCAGCGGGGTGAACAGGCCGGTATAGGTGGCCGGGTTCGAGCGCGGGGTGCGGCCGATCGGCGACTGGTCGATGTCCACCACCTTGTCGAACAGGTCCAGGCCATCGATCTCCTTGTAGGGGGCGATCGGGTGCGAGGCACCGTTGATCTCGTTGGCGGCCAGCGAGAACAGGGTGTCGTTGATCAGCGTCGACTTGCCCGAGCCGGACACACCGGTCACGCAGGTCAGCAGGCCCGACGGAATCGCCAGGTCCACGCCCTTCAGGTTGTTGCCGCTGGCGCCGCGCAGGTGCAGCGTCATCTTCGGGTTCGGCTTGTGCCGGCGCGCCGGGATCTCGATCGCACGCTTGCCCGACAGGTACTGGCCGGTCAGCGAACGCGGTGCCTCCAGGATGTCCTGCAGGGTGCCCTGGCCGACGATTTCGCCGCCGTGCACGCCCGCGCCCGGACCGATGTCCAGCACGTAGTCGGCCAGGCGGATCGCGTCCTCGTCATGCTCGACCACGATCACCGTGTTGCCAAGGTCGCGCAGGCGGGTGAGGGTGCCGAGCAGGCGTTCGTTGTCGCGCTGGTGCAGGCCGATCGACGGCTCGTCGAGCACGTACATCACGCCGACCAGGCCGGCGCCGATCTGGCTGGCCAGGCGGATGCGCTGCGCCTCGCCACCGGACAGGGTGTCGGCCTTGCGCTCCAGGGTCAGGTAATCGAGGCCAACATCGACCAGGAAGCCGAGGCGTTCGCCAATCTCCTTGACGATCTTCGATGCGATCTCGCCGCGCCAGCCTGGCAGGCTCAGTTCACTGAAGAACTTCAGGGCCTCGTCGATCGGCAGCACCACCAGCTCGGGCAGCGGGCGGTCGGCCACGAACACGTTGCGCGCGGCCTTGTTCAGGCGTGCGCCGTTGCATTCCGGGCACGGCCGTTCGCTGATGTACTTGGACAGCTCCTCGCGCACCGCCGGCGACTCGGTTTCCTTGTAGCGCCGTTCGAGGTTGGGAATGATGCCCTCGAAGCGGTGCTTGCGCTGGGTGCGGCCACCGGCTTCGGTGAAGTAGGTGAAGGTGATCGTTTCGTCGCCGCTGCCGTACAGCACGGCCTGCTGCACCTTGGCCGGCAGCGAGTTCCAGGCGGCGTCCACGTCGAACTTGTAGTGCTTGGCCAGCGAGGCGATCAGCTGGAAATAGTAGGCGTTGCGGCGGTCCCAGCCGCGCACCGCACCGGCGGCCAGCGACAGCTCCGGGTGCACGACCACGCGCGAGGGGTCGAAGAACTCGGCCATGCCCAGGCCATCGCAGCCGGGGCAGGCGCCCATCGGCGCATTGAACGAGAACAGGCGCGGTTCCAGCTCCGGCAGCGAGTAATCGCAGACCGGGCAGGAATACTTGGAGGAGAACAGCGTCGGCGTGCTGTCGGCAGTGTCCAGGCTCTGCACCGAGGCCATGCCGTCGCCCAGCTTCAGCGCAGTCTCGAAGCTCTCGGCCAGGCGCTGCTTGATGTCCTCGCGCGGGCGGAAGCGGTCGATCACCGCTTCGATGGTGTGTTTCTGGCGCAGTGCCAGCGCTGGCACCTCGTCGATCTCGTACAGCTCGCCATCCACGCGCACGCGCACGAAGCCCTGCGCGCGCAGCTGGTCGAACACCTGGGCGTGCTCGCCCTTGCGGTCGCGGATGACCGGCGCCAGCAGCATGTAGCGCTGCTCCGGATCCAGCGTCAGCACGTGGTCGACCATCTGGCTGACCGTCTGCGCTTCCAGCGGATAGCCATGGTCCGGGCAACGCGGAGTGCCGACGCGGGCATACAGCAGGCGCAGGTAGTCGTAGATCTCGGTGATCGTGCCGACCGTCGAACGCGGATTGTGCGAGGTCGACTTCTGCTCGATCGAGATCGCCGGGGACAGGCCCTCGATGTGGTCCAGGTCCGGCTTTTCCATCACGCTCAGGAACTGGCGCGCATAGGCCGACAGCGACTCGACGTAGCGGCGCTGGCCTTCTGCATAGATGGTGTCGAACGCCAGCGAGGACTTGCCCGAACCGGACAGGCCGGTGATCACGATCAGCTTGTCGCGGGGCAGGTCGAGGTCGAGGTTCTTCAGGTTGTGCGTCCGCGCGCCGCGGATGCGGATGAAATCCATCGCCATGGGGGATCCGGTTGTGGGGGCGTTGGCTGGATGCCGGGCCAGCAGGGAACGGCAATCGGTCAGCCTACCGAGGTGACCAGATGGGGGCAATGGGCGACAATGCCAGCCCGGAGTCTCACCTGCTGAGACCGCCCGACAGCTTTGTGTAGAGCCGAGCCATGCTCGGCTGCCTGGGCCCCGTGCCGTTCAGCCGAGCATGGCTCGGCTCTACAGGGGCGGGGGAAGGGCCGCCCGGGGCCATTCAGGGGGTTGACTTGACCCGCCATGTCCCCTCTGCGTACAATTCCGCTCCTGTCCGCCCTCGATGGCGACAGTCCATAGACCACAATAACTACAGAGGAAGTCTGGTCATGTACGCAGTACTGGTCACCGGCGGTAAGCAATACCGCGTGGCGCAGGGCGAAAAGCTCCGCATTGAAAAGCTCGAAGTCGAAGTCGGCAGCGAGATCAAGTTCGACAACATCCTGCTGCTCGGCGACAGCGATGGCATCAAGATCGGCGACGCCCTGAGCGGCGCTGCGGTCACCGCCACCGTCCTGTCCCAGGGTCGTGCTGACAAGGTCCGGATCATCAAGTTCCGTCGCCGCAAGCACCACATGAAGCGTCAGGGTCACCGTCAGTACTACACCGAAATCGAGATCACCGGCATTGCCGGTGGCAGCAAGTAAGGAGATAGGTCATGGCACATAAAAAAGGCGTAGGCTCTTCGCGCAACGGTCGCGACTCCAACCCGAAGTACCTCGGCGTCAAGATCTTCGGCGGCCAGGCCATCGAAGCCGGCAACATCATCGTGCGTCAGCGCGGCACCCAGTTCCACCCGGGTTCCGGCGTTGGCCTGGGCCGTGACCACACCCTGTTCGCCCTCGTGGACGGCAAGGTGGAGTTCTCGGTCAAGGGCGCCAAGAAGCGTCGCACCGTCAGCGTCGTGTCGGTCGAAGCCTGATAAGGCTTGGCCAGCTGCCATGCCCCGGCATGGCGTCGCTGGTCGAATCGCACGCTGCATGAAGAGCCCCGCTTCGGCGGGGCTTTTCGTTGGAATCAGTGGTACAACGGGCACGGCCCGATCGCGGGGCGCGGCCCCGACAGCTGGAGCGCATCCGGCACGACATTCAAGCAAGGCGGCGGCACGCAGGCCGCGCCCATCGCAGGCATCGAAACAATGAAACTGGTAGACGAAGCAGAAATCGAAGTGTTCGCCGGCAACGGCGGCAACGGCTGCATTGGCTTCCGTCGCGAGAAGTTCATTCCGCTCGGCGGCCCGGACGGCGGCGACGGCGGTGCGGGCGGCAGCGTGTACATCCGCGCCGACGAAAACCTGAACACCCTGGTCGACTTCCGCCATGACCGCATCTTCAAGGCGCAGCGCGGCGAGAACGGCATGGGCCGCCAGGCCTATGGCAAGGGCGGCGAAGACCTGACCATCACCGTGCCGGTTGGCACCGTGATCATCAACGTGGCCACCGACGAAATCATCGGCGACCTGACCCAGCATGGCGACCGCTTGCTGGTGGCGCAGGGCGGCCGTGGTGGACTCGGCAACATGCACTTCAAGAGCTCGACCAACCGCTCGCCGCGCCAGGCGCTGCCGGGCGAGCCGGGCGAAGAGCGCACGCTGAAGCTGGAGCTGAAGCTGCTGGCCGACGTTGGCCTGCTGGGCTTCCCCAACGCTGGCAAGAGCACCCTGATCCGTGCCGTTTCAGCGGCGACGCCGAAGGTGGCCGATTACCCGTTCACCACGCTGTACCCGAACCTGGGTGTGGTGAAGGTGGAGAATTACCGCAGCTTCGTGATTGCCGACATTCCTGGCCTGATCGAAGGTGCTGCGGATGGCGCCGGCCTGGGTGCGCAGTTCCTGCGCCATCTGCAGCGCACCCGCCTGCTGCTGCACCTGGTGGACATTTCCCCGATGGAAGGCGGCGTGGAAGGTATTTCCCCGGTCGAGCAGGTGCGTGCCATCGAGCGTGAGCTGGAGAAGCACGACCCGGAGCTGCTGCAGAAGCCGCGCTGGCTGGTGCTGAACAAGGCCGACCTGATGTTCGAGGACGAGGCCAAGGCTGCGGCCGAGCAGATCGTCGCCGAGCTGGGCTGGAAGGAGCCGTGGTTCCTGGTTTCGGCGCTGGGCCGCGAAGGCACCTTCCCGATCATGAGCCGGATCATGGCGTTCTTCGATCGCCAGAAGGAAGATGAGCTGGAAGCCCGCAACGCGCTGTAATGCCGTTGTGGTTCCGCGCGAAAAACCCGGCTTCGGCCGGGTTTTTTTTGTTGTGCTAGTGCCGGCCGCTGGCCGGCAGTTCACTGGGTTGCCGGCCAGCGGCCGGCACTACCGGATCGCGCGGACCCGGTGGATCGCCTGGATCGCAGGCAACAAAAAACCCGGCCGAGGCCGGGCTTTTGTCTGCAGCCCAACCCCGAAGGGCAGGGCGGCAACGCCGGATCAGGCGGCCGCGAGGGCCTTGATGCGGTCGTTCAGGCGGCTCTTATGGCGAGCAGCCTTGTTCTTGTGGATCAGGCCACGCGCGCTGAAGCGATCCAGGATCGGCTGGGCAACGGCGAAGGCGGCTTGGGCGCCGGCGGCATCGTTGGCGTCCAGCGCCTTGATCACTTTCTTGACAGCGGTGCGCAGCATCGAGCGCTGAGCCACGTTGCGCGCGTTGCGCACGACGGTCTGCTTGGCGCGCTTCTTGGCGGACTTGATATTGGCCACGGTGGTGGTTTCCTGAAAAAATCGGTGTTATGGGAACAGCAAGCTAGCTAGTATGATGGCCCGAGAAATGCACGTCAAGTCGATTGTCAAGAGGGACGCTGAGTGAGTTCACCGAAGATGTTGCGAGGCCTGCTGTCGTTCAGCAGCATGACCATGGTCTCGCGGGTGCTCGGACTTGTCCGTGACCAGGTGATCACCACCACGTTCGGCACCAATGCGGTTACCGATGCGTTCTGGGTTGCCTTCAGGGTACCCAATTTCCTGCGGCGATTGTTCGCCGAGGGCTCCTTCGCCACCGCATTCGTGCCGGTGTTCACGGAAGTGAAGGAGACCCGCAGCCACGCCGAACTGCGTGAACTGATGGCCCGCACCGCCGGCACCCTGGGTGGGGTGCTGATGCTGGTCACCGCGCTGGCGCTGATCTTCGCCCCACAGCTGGCCTCGGTCTTCTCAAGCGGTGTTGATACCGACCCGGTGAAGCAGGGCCTGCTGGTCGACCTGTTCCGGCTGACCTTCCCGTTCCTGTTGTTTGTCTCGCTGACCGCGCTGGCCGGTGGTGCGCTGAACAGCTTCCAGCGCTTCGCGATGCCGGCGCTGACCCCGGTGATCCTCAACCTGTGCATGATCGCCGGCGCGCTGTGGCTGGCGCCGCGGCTGGGCGGCACCCCGGAGAAGCAGATCCTGGCACTGGGCTGGGCGGTGCTGGCCGCCGGCCTGCTGCAGCTGCTGTTCCAGCTGCCTTCGCTGAAGGGCATCAACCTGCTGACCCTGCCGCGCTGGGGCTGGAGCCATCCGGGCGTGCGCAAGGTGATGACGCTGATGGTGCCGACCCTGTTCGGTTCCTCGGTGGCACAGATCAACCTGCTGCTGGACACCGTCATCGCCGCCAAGCTGACCGACGGCTCGCAGTCCTGGCTGTCGCTGGCAGACCGCTTCCTGGAGCTGCCGCTGGGCGTGTTCGGCGTGGCGCTGGGTACGGTGATCCTGCCGGCGCTGGCCCGTCATCATGTGAGCACCGACCGCGAGGGCTTCTCGCGCTCGCTGGACTGGGGCCTGCGCATGACCCTGCTGATCTCGGTGCCGGCCATGCTGGGCCTGCTGCTGCTGGCCGAACCGCTGATCGCGTCCATCTTCCAGCACGGCCAGTTCAGTGCCTTCGATACCCGCATGACCGCGCTGTCGGTGTACGGCCTGAGCTTCGGCCTGCCGGCGTTCGCCCTGCTGAAGGTGGTGCTGCCGGCGTTCTATGCGCGCCAGGACACCAAGACCCCGGTGCGCGCCGGCGTGGCCGCACTGGTGGCCAACATGGTGTTCAACTTCGCTCTGCTGGCGGTGCTGTACCAGGTGATGGTGCCGGACGAACTGAAGGCGCAGGGCGTGATGGCCGCCAT contains:
- the uvrA gene encoding excinuclease ABC subunit UvrA; this translates as MAMDFIRIRGARTHNLKNLDLDLPRDKLIVITGLSGSGKSSLAFDTIYAEGQRRYVESLSAYARQFLSVMEKPDLDHIEGLSPAISIEQKSTSHNPRSTVGTITEIYDYLRLLYARVGTPRCPDHGYPLEAQTVSQMVDHVLTLDPEQRYMLLAPVIRDRKGEHAQVFDQLRAQGFVRVRVDGELYEIDEVPALALRQKHTIEAVIDRFRPREDIKQRLAESFETALKLGDGMASVQSLDTADSTPTLFSSKYSCPVCDYSLPELEPRLFSFNAPMGACPGCDGLGMAEFFDPSRVVVHPELSLAAGAVRGWDRRNAYYFQLIASLAKHYKFDVDAAWNSLPAKVQQAVLYGSGDETITFTYFTEAGGRTQRKHRFEGIIPNLERRYKETESPAVREELSKYISERPCPECNGARLNKAARNVFVADRPLPELVVLPIDEALKFFSELSLPGWRGEIASKIVKEIGERLGFLVDVGLDYLTLERKADTLSGGEAQRIRLASQIGAGLVGVMYVLDEPSIGLHQRDNERLLGTLTRLRDLGNTVIVVEHDEDAIRLADYVLDIGPGAGVHGGEIVGQGTLQDILEAPRSLTGQYLSGKRAIEIPARRHKPNPKMTLHLRGASGNNLKGVDLAIPSGLLTCVTGVSGSGKSTLINDTLFSLAANEINGASHPIAPYKEIDGLDLFDKVVDIDQSPIGRTPRSNPATYTGLFTPLRELFAQVPEARARGYSPGRFSFNVRGGRCEACQGDGLIKVEMHFLPDVYVPCDVCHGKRYNRETLEIVYKGFNISDVLEMTVEDALKLFEPVPSIARKLETLVDVGLSYIKLGQSATTLSGGEAQRVKLSKELSRRDTGRTLYILDEPTTGLHFHDIEALLGVLHKLRDEGNTVVVIEHNLDVIKTADWIVDLGPEGGHRGGTILVTGTPEDVAACPQSYTGQFLARMLPSTSARPDQPAAVANKPDARPPRKVKPEKPTKKAAAAKSTGKASKTASPRKKKDA
- the cgtA gene encoding Obg family GTPase CgtA, with translation MKLVDEAEIEVFAGNGGNGCIGFRREKFIPLGGPDGGDGGAGGSVYIRADENLNTLVDFRHDRIFKAQRGENGMGRQAYGKGGEDLTITVPVGTVIINVATDEIIGDLTQHGDRLLVAQGGRGGLGNMHFKSSTNRSPRQALPGEPGEERTLKLELKLLADVGLLGFPNAGKSTLIRAVSAATPKVADYPFTTLYPNLGVVKVENYRSFVIADIPGLIEGAADGAGLGAQFLRHLQRTRLLLHLVDISPMEGGVEGISPVEQVRAIERELEKHDPELLQKPRWLVLNKADLMFEDEAKAAAEQIVAELGWKEPWFLVSALGREGTFPIMSRIMAFFDRQKEDELEARNAL
- the rpsT gene encoding 30S ribosomal protein S20, whose translation is MANIKSAKKRAKQTVVRNARNVAQRSMLRTAVKKVIKALDANDAAGAQAAFAVAQPILDRFSARGLIHKNKAARHKSRLNDRIKALAAA
- the rpmA gene encoding 50S ribosomal protein L27, with product MAHKKGVGSSRNGRDSNPKYLGVKIFGGQAIEAGNIIVRQRGTQFHPGSGVGLGRDHTLFALVDGKVEFSVKGAKKRRTVSVVSVEA
- the murJ gene encoding murein biosynthesis integral membrane protein MurJ, whose amino-acid sequence is MLRGLLSFSSMTMVSRVLGLVRDQVITTTFGTNAVTDAFWVAFRVPNFLRRLFAEGSFATAFVPVFTEVKETRSHAELRELMARTAGTLGGVLMLVTALALIFAPQLASVFSSGVDTDPVKQGLLVDLFRLTFPFLLFVSLTALAGGALNSFQRFAMPALTPVILNLCMIAGALWLAPRLGGTPEKQILALGWAVLAAGLLQLLFQLPSLKGINLLTLPRWGWSHPGVRKVMTLMVPTLFGSSVAQINLLLDTVIAAKLTDGSQSWLSLADRFLELPLGVFGVALGTVILPALARHHVSTDREGFSRSLDWGLRMTLLISVPAMLGLLLLAEPLIASIFQHGQFSAFDTRMTALSVYGLSFGLPAFALLKVVLPAFYARQDTKTPVRAGVAALVANMVFNFALLAVLYQVMVPDELKAQGVMAAIGKQPGLHLALGIASALSSYLNLGLLWYWLGKTDVYQRRPGWGGYLVRLLLACAAMVGVLLALLYWLPGFSAMGAWERIGALALLVGGGGATYAVAMVAMGFRPRDLRGH
- a CDS encoding copper chaperone PCu(A)C produces the protein MITKPFVGVLLVLCAAAASASAAEPACVTVEQGWARLPPNPAMPMTAGYGVIHNGCSKAVAITGATSSSFNDVSLHETTIVDGVSRMRAIERLPLAPGARAELKPGGLHLMLMQGKGALKEGQVLPLRLQLEGGGEASATLTVRKVAP
- a CDS encoding acyl-CoA thioesterase, with protein sequence MSNEHKILARVPISVRWRDMDSMGHVNNAKYISYLEEARVRWMLGVEGVSMTDRIAPVVAATNVNYRLPIVWPNDILVELFVERLGNSSVTIGHRIVDQQDESKLYSDGNVVVVWMDTQTGKSAPLPEAIRNASS
- the rplU gene encoding 50S ribosomal protein L21 — its product is MYAVLVTGGKQYRVAQGEKLRIEKLEVEVGSEIKFDNILLLGDSDGIKIGDALSGAAVTATVLSQGRADKVRIIKFRRRKHHMKRQGHRQYYTEIEITGIAGGSK